One part of the Nitrospirota bacterium genome encodes these proteins:
- a CDS encoding IMP cyclohydrolase: MPRVRRTIVSVSDKTGIEEFVKTLNDLNVEILSTGGTAMKLREIGVPVVEVSDYTGFPEMLDGRVKTLHPRIHAGLLAKRDNQKHIDELKAQGIEPIDMVVVNLYPFEKTISKPDVTFQEAIENIDIGGPTMLRAAAKNFESVAVVVDPDDYDIIREEMIRLGGEISYKTRVRLAQKVFSHTSHYDSLIAKYLSDVIQESWADTSDF, from the coding sequence ATGCCAAGGGTTAGGAGGACAATAGTAAGCGTCTCTGACAAGACAGGGATAGAGGAATTTGTAAAGACATTGAATGATCTCAATGTAGAGATTCTGTCAACCGGAGGAACCGCTATGAAGCTCAGAGAGATCGGGGTGCCGGTTGTTGAGGTCTCTGACTACACCGGATTTCCGGAGATGCTTGATGGACGGGTCAAAACCCTTCATCCGAGAATACACGCCGGGCTGCTTGCGAAAAGGGATAATCAGAAGCATATTGATGAGTTAAAGGCCCAGGGTATAGAGCCCATTGATATGGTCGTTGTAAACCTTTACCCATTTGAGAAGACCATCTCAAAGCCGGATGTGACATTTCAGGAGGCCATAGAGAACATTGATATCGGCGGACCAACCATGCTCCGGGCTGCAGCCAAGAACTTTGAAAGCGTTGCAGTTGTTGTTGATCCTGATGACTATGATATTATCCGTGAGGAGATGATAAGACTTGGCGGAGAGATAAGTTACAAGACCAGGGTAAGGCTTGCCCAGAAGGTCTTCAGCCACACTTCTCATTATGATTCCCTGATTGCAAAATACCTCTCTGACGTAATACAGGAAAGCTGGGCGGATACCAGCGATTTTTAG
- a CDS encoding endonuclease MutS2 produces MDKHTLRVLEFNKILEMAGAFAVSSPGKTLVLNIKPIGDIKGIRDRINLISEGRHLMAEGKHLGIEHFEELTPLFQKLRPADSVLTPYELTDFLPLFSSAINIKGFLRAEPSLPMLSEIASHLRTHSYLKRKIESSIDSEGRIADGASPELSAIREGLGHLDKRIKTALEGLLRRSDLKPHIQEFYITGRNNRLVIPVKRDSRGHVKGVVHDISNSGETLFIEPYETQALGNELESLRAEEKVEEFRVLKRLSAVLREALAEIVEDYNTVLRIDCISALAAFSEMLGMTPPEINGRGYIRVMKGRHPLLWQALRRIGQEERLQPLDFELGSDYSCMVITGSNTGGKTVALKTVGVLQIMALCGMHLPVESGTTLPMLSKVLADIGDEQSIEQNLSTFSAHMGRISEILARSDRETLVIIDELGTGTDPEEGGPLSCAILRELRRRGALTAVSTHLGLLKAFAHTEPGMINAAMQMKEEISDGLPAYRPTYRLLIGEMGQSHAFEIAGRLGLPAALIREARGLMKESGARVETLLAELMRKREELDRMLAETARLRQELTGLRVSLREEIKRIRVERKEILSGTLREAEGILLKAKREARNVIKQLRQTELMKAREVLKGLDQSLAEVRQKQERYAAEETPGLREVREGQTVCIRRLGVNGVVRSVNRRTGRCRVVVRGREIEVPAGELAEPMTEPADEAASTVGTIRSMSGPDDITEGISGKLNLIGQRVDPALSVLERYLNDASIAELRSVKIVHGIGTGRLSTAIRQYLKGHPLVRDFRKGDEDEGGEAVTVVYL; encoded by the coding sequence ATGGATAAACACACCCTTCGAGTCCTTGAATTCAATAAGATACTCGAGATGGCAGGTGCCTTTGCCGTTTCCTCACCCGGAAAAACCCTTGTCCTCAACATAAAACCAATTGGCGACATCAAGGGTATCAGGGACCGGATCAACCTCATCTCTGAGGGCAGACACCTCATGGCCGAGGGAAAACACCTCGGTATAGAGCATTTTGAAGAGCTGACGCCCCTGTTTCAGAAGCTAAGACCCGCAGATTCCGTGCTTACCCCATATGAGCTGACGGATTTCCTGCCCCTCTTCTCATCTGCCATCAATATAAAGGGTTTTTTGAGGGCCGAACCCTCCCTCCCGATGCTCAGTGAAATCGCCTCACACCTCAGGACCCACAGCTACCTCAAGCGAAAGATAGAGTCCTCTATTGACAGTGAGGGCAGGATAGCAGATGGGGCATCTCCTGAGCTCTCTGCCATAAGAGAGGGCCTCGGGCATCTTGACAAGAGGATCAAGACAGCCCTTGAGGGCCTGCTCCGGAGGAGCGACCTCAAGCCCCACATACAGGAATTCTACATAACCGGGAGAAACAACAGATTGGTCATTCCTGTAAAGAGGGATTCAAGGGGGCACGTAAAGGGGGTAGTCCATGACATCTCAAACTCAGGTGAGACACTTTTTATTGAGCCCTATGAGACCCAGGCCCTCGGTAATGAACTCGAATCCCTGCGGGCAGAGGAGAAGGTCGAGGAATTCAGGGTACTGAAAAGGCTTTCAGCCGTGCTCAGGGAAGCGCTTGCAGAGATAGTCGAGGACTATAATACAGTACTGAGGATCGACTGTATTTCAGCCCTTGCCGCCTTCTCAGAGATGCTGGGGATGACACCGCCCGAGATTAACGGACGCGGATACATAAGGGTTATGAAGGGGCGGCACCCCCTGCTGTGGCAGGCATTGAGGAGGATTGGTCAGGAAGAGAGACTCCAGCCCCTTGACTTTGAACTTGGCAGTGACTACTCCTGCATGGTAATAACAGGCTCAAATACAGGGGGGAAAACAGTGGCCCTAAAGACTGTAGGAGTCCTGCAGATAATGGCCCTCTGCGGGATGCACCTGCCTGTTGAATCAGGTACAACCCTTCCGATGCTCAGCAAGGTGCTTGCTGATATTGGCGATGAGCAGTCCATTGAGCAGAACCTCTCCACCTTTTCCGCACACATGGGCCGCATATCCGAAATCCTGGCCCGCAGTGACAGGGAGACCCTCGTGATAATAGATGAGCTTGGCACAGGGACTGACCCAGAGGAAGGGGGGCCTCTGTCATGCGCCATACTCCGGGAGCTCAGGAGGCGCGGTGCCCTTACTGCCGTATCAACGCATCTTGGACTCTTAAAAGCCTTTGCCCATACAGAGCCGGGAATGATAAACGCAGCAATGCAGATGAAGGAAGAGATTTCAGACGGCCTCCCAGCTTACAGGCCCACCTACAGACTTCTTATTGGAGAGATGGGACAGTCCCACGCCTTTGAGATAGCCGGACGGCTCGGCTTGCCGGCGGCGCTGATAAGAGAGGCCCGCGGGCTTATGAAGGAATCGGGAGCAAGGGTCGAGACCCTGCTTGCAGAGCTGATGCGAAAGAGAGAGGAGCTTGACCGGATGCTTGCAGAGACTGCGCGCCTGAGGCAGGAGCTGACAGGGCTTCGTGTATCACTGAGAGAAGAGATCAAGAGGATACGGGTTGAGAGGAAAGAGATTTTGTCAGGAACTCTGAGAGAGGCAGAGGGGATACTGCTGAAGGCAAAGAGGGAGGCCCGTAACGTTATAAAGCAACTGAGACAGACTGAACTCATGAAGGCAAGGGAGGTTTTAAAAGGCCTTGACCAAAGCCTTGCCGAAGTCAGGCAGAAGCAGGAGAGGTATGCAGCAGAGGAGACTCCGGGACTCCGGGAGGTCAGAGAGGGCCAGACTGTCTGTATCAGGAGGCTCGGTGTCAATGGTGTTGTCCGCTCGGTAAACCGGAGGACGGGACGATGCAGGGTTGTGGTCAGGGGCCGCGAGATAGAGGTCCCTGCCGGAGAGCTTGCAGAACCAATGACAGAACCTGCTGATGAGGCAGCCTCCACAGTCGGAACAATCAGGAGCATGTCCGGTCCTGATGATATCACTGAGGGGATTTCAGGGAAACTGAACTTGATAGGCCAGAGGGTTGACCCTGCCCTTTCCGTGCTTGAGCGATACCTTAATGACGCATCAATTGCAGAACTCAGGAGCGTGAAGATAGTTCACGGCATAGGCACAGGCAGGCTATCCACCGCTATCCGGCAATATCTGAAAGGGCATCCCCTTGTGAGGGATTTCAGGAAAGGGGATGAAGATGAAGGTGGTGAGGCAGTAACAGTGGTTTATCTCTGA
- the purD gene encoding phosphoribosylamine--glycine ligase, whose protein sequence is MKVLVLGGGGREHAIVWKLARSPRVDKIYCSPGNAGISEIAECIDIDISDHESLIDFVKYDWIDLTIAGPEDPLTKGIVDKFEREGRRCLGPVKDAARLEASKVFAKEFMRKYKIPSAEYKTFTSYIHAEEHVRMKGAPIVIKADGLAAGKGVFVAKTVSEAISALRLIMKEKAFGPAGDRVVVEECLEGEEASYLVFTDGKTILPMASSQDHKRVYDNDEGPNTGGMGAYSPAPVITPEIEKKIMDRVMKPAIRGLKKEGIKYKGVLYAGIMLRDGEPYVLEFNCRFGDPETQPILTRLDSDLLEISLAITDEKLSDISLEWRPEASVCVVAASGGYPGKYETGKLITGLDDVKQMEDTVVFHAGTAYDGQDIVTTGGRVLGVTALGKDIKEARDRAYEAIGKIHFEGMHYRKDIANRAIKDQR, encoded by the coding sequence ATGAAGGTTCTTGTTTTAGGAGGCGGCGGCAGAGAACATGCCATTGTGTGGAAACTCGCACGGAGCCCCCGTGTTGACAAAATTTACTGTAGCCCCGGCAATGCAGGTATTTCAGAGATTGCCGAATGTATTGATATAGATATCTCTGATCACGAGTCGCTCATTGACTTTGTCAAGTATGACTGGATAGACCTGACCATAGCAGGCCCTGAAGACCCGCTGACAAAAGGGATTGTTGATAAATTTGAGCGCGAAGGCAGGAGGTGTCTTGGTCCGGTAAAGGACGCTGCCAGACTTGAGGCAAGCAAGGTCTTTGCTAAGGAGTTCATGAGGAAATACAAGATCCCCAGTGCCGAATACAAGACCTTCACCTCCTATATCCACGCTGAGGAGCATGTGAGGATGAAAGGGGCTCCGATAGTCATAAAGGCAGATGGTCTGGCCGCAGGAAAGGGCGTTTTCGTGGCCAAAACCGTGAGTGAGGCAATAAGCGCCCTGAGACTTATAATGAAGGAAAAGGCCTTTGGTCCTGCAGGTGACCGGGTGGTTGTTGAGGAGTGTCTTGAGGGTGAAGAGGCATCATACCTTGTCTTTACCGACGGGAAGACCATACTGCCGATGGCAAGTTCCCAGGACCACAAACGGGTTTACGACAATGACGAAGGGCCGAATACCGGCGGGATGGGTGCTTACAGTCCTGCACCGGTGATAACACCCGAGATTGAAAAGAAGATTATGGACAGGGTTATGAAGCCTGCCATACGGGGTTTGAAGAAGGAAGGGATAAAGTACAAGGGTGTTCTCTATGCAGGCATAATGTTAAGAGACGGTGAACCCTACGTGCTTGAGTTCAACTGTCGGTTTGGAGACCCGGAGACCCAGCCGATCCTGACAAGACTTGACTCAGACCTCCTGGAGATATCCCTGGCCATTACTGACGAAAAACTCTCTGACATCTCCCTTGAATGGAGACCCGAGGCATCCGTGTGTGTGGTCGCAGCATCCGGGGGTTATCCCGGTAAATACGAGACCGGCAAGCTGATAACAGGGCTTGATGACGTCAAGCAGATGGAGGACACGGTAGTCTTCCATGCGGGCACAGCGTATGACGGCCAGGATATCGTGACGACAGGCGGCCGCGTACTTGGTGTCACAGCCCTTGGAAAGGATATAAAGGAGGCAAGGGACAGGGCATATGAGGCGATCGGCAAGATACATTTTGAGGGGATGCACTACAGAAAGGATATTGCCAACAGGGCGATAAAGGATCAGAGATAA